A genomic region of Desulfobulbaceae bacterium DB1 contains the following coding sequences:
- a CDS encoding bifunctional adenosylcobinamide kinase/adenosylcobinamide-phosphate guanylyltransferase — protein MLVVGGCRSGKSRFAEQWATERFARKIYVATMVIGDDKEMAKRVRIHRRDRGENWRTIEESSNLPSVLRDLCRETDVFLIDCLTLWLTNLLLDENTDEAISGKVKELIQALEECPISVVLVANEVGMGIVPESSLARRFRDLAGWCNQQIGARCDKVVFMAAGLPLTLK, from the coding sequence ATGCTTGTTGTCGGCGGCTGCCGCAGCGGCAAGAGCCGCTTTGCGGAACAATGGGCCACCGAGCGTTTCGCCAGAAAAATCTATGTGGCCACCATGGTTATCGGCGATGACAAGGAAATGGCGAAACGGGTGCGGATACATCGTCGGGACCGTGGGGAAAACTGGCGGACCATCGAGGAATCGAGTAATCTGCCGTCCGTGTTGCGTGACCTTTGCCGTGAAACGGATGTATTCCTCATCGATTGTCTCACCCTGTGGCTGACCAATCTTCTGTTGGATGAGAACACCGATGAGGCCATTTCCGGCAAGGTGAAGGAGCTGATCCAGGCCCTGGAGGAGTGCCCGATATCGGTGGTGCTGGTCGCCAATGAGGTGGGGATGGGAATTGTGCCTGAATCGTCCCTTGCCCGGCGTTTCCGGGATCTTGCCGGCTGGTGCAACCAGCAGATCGGCGCCCGCTGTGACAAGGTTGTTTTCATGGCGGCCGGATTGCCGCTTACTTTGAAATAA
- a CDS encoding transcriptional regulator — MSKSLVEMAADIVKSQCACTSMTSDEIGLSLQNTFTLLQSLQQTELSADAGQAEATGEESVPVAITPEKSIQKNKIICLECGRSFKQLSPKHLAGHGLTGRDYRKKYGFSLRQPLCAKALSERRKKAGKERGVPENLLKAIAERKKKGGAKQKSAKKTK; from the coding sequence ATGAGTAAATCGCTTGTTGAGATGGCTGCGGACATTGTCAAGTCACAATGTGCCTGCACAAGTATGACGTCGGATGAGATCGGGCTGTCATTGCAGAACACCTTTACTTTGCTGCAATCCCTGCAGCAAACTGAATTGTCTGCTGATGCGGGTCAAGCAGAAGCGACCGGGGAGGAAAGCGTCCCTGTCGCGATTACGCCGGAAAAATCAATCCAGAAGAATAAAATAATCTGCCTTGAGTGCGGCCGGTCCTTCAAGCAGTTGTCGCCGAAACATCTTGCCGGGCATGGACTGACCGGCCGAGATTATCGAAAGAAATACGGGTTTTCCCTCCGTCAGCCTCTTTGTGCAAAGGCGCTGTCGGAACGCCGTAAAAAGGCCGGCAAGGAGCGCGGTGTTCCGGAGAATCTTTTAAAGGCCATCGCCGAGCGGAAAAAGAAGGGCGGCGCGAAACAGAAATCGGCGAAGAAGACGAAGTAA
- a CDS encoding glutamate racemase produces MIGIFDSGVGGMTVAKAIEQLLPQKNIVYFGDLARTPYGSKSPETIRKYSRQNTELLLDKGAKIIVIACNSAASVASDLLAGEFSAPVFEVITPAIHRAINLSKNGRIGVIGTRATIKSNIYESKIRQIRPDAAVLSQPCPLLVPLVEEGWLDKRETKMIIRRYLHPLKHKGVDTLVLGCTHYPLLKHLIGPRIGNGVNVIDSSTAVAWVVKQYLVDHPEMDSQLTNGGERFYYVSDVTDAAQKTAQRIFGRKVELIQVDMEGS; encoded by the coding sequence GTGATAGGTATCTTTGATTCAGGTGTCGGCGGAATGACGGTGGCCAAAGCCATTGAACAACTGCTGCCCCAAAAAAATATAGTCTATTTCGGGGATCTTGCCAGGACTCCCTATGGTTCGAAAAGTCCGGAAACCATCCGGAAATATTCACGCCAGAATACCGAGTTGCTGCTCGATAAAGGGGCAAAAATCATTGTCATCGCCTGTAATTCCGCGGCAAGTGTGGCCTCGGACCTGCTGGCCGGCGAGTTCAGCGCCCCGGTTTTTGAGGTTATCACTCCGGCCATCCATCGGGCCATCAATCTGTCGAAAAACGGACGGATAGGGGTGATAGGCACCAGGGCAACGATTAAAAGCAACATCTATGAGTCGAAAATCCGGCAAATCCGGCCGGATGCGGCGGTGCTCTCCCAGCCCTGTCCCCTGCTGGTTCCCTTGGTGGAAGAAGGGTGGCTGGACAAGCGGGAAACCAAGATGATCATCCGTCGTTATCTGCATCCGTTGAAGCATAAAGGTGTTGATACCCTGGTGCTGGGATGTACCCATTACCCGCTGCTCAAGCATCTTATCGGGCCGCGGATCGGCAACGGGGTCAATGTGATTGATTCTTCCACTGCTGTCGCCTGGGTGGTAAAGCAGTATCTTGTTGATCACCCCGAGATGGACAGTCAGTTGACCAACGGCGGAGAGCGCTTTTATTATGTTTCGGATGTCACCGATGCGGCTCAGAAGACCGCCCAGCGGATTTTCGGCAGAAAAGTAGAACTTATTCAGGTTGATATGGAAGGAAGTTGA
- a CDS encoding 30S ribosomal protein S1 produces the protein MQNQKNDNEMSFAEMFQDNETVVEHLVPGQKVKAEIVRISKEWVFLDLGGKSEGSLALAELLGTEGEPTVKEGDSIEVYFLGVQRNEKIFTTKIGGSAASAHLEEAYRSGIPVEGTVQKEIKGGFEVKIGAIRAFCPFSQMGLHKITNNEEYIGRQLPFRIVEYKENGRNIIVSHRKIMEEERLRQKEALRESLEVGRIVDGTITSIRDFGAFVDIGGIEGLIPVSEMAYGRVEDVHSVVEKGQKVQVAVKKLDWENDRYSFSLRETMPDPWEAANLQEGSTMTGVVSRLVDFGAFVTLAPGIDGLVHISNLGGGRRINHPREVVQKGQSLEVRIDSLDREQKRVSLSLPQSQEEEQKVEERKKGRKSERRDDMRDEFHRFQETSKDKKGSAMGTFGDLLKGKLDE, from the coding sequence ATGCAGAACCAGAAGAACGACAATGAGATGAGCTTTGCCGAGATGTTCCAGGATAACGAGACCGTTGTGGAACATCTTGTTCCCGGCCAGAAGGTGAAGGCGGAAATCGTTCGCATCAGCAAGGAATGGGTTTTTCTTGATCTCGGCGGCAAAAGCGAGGGATCGCTCGCCCTGGCGGAACTGCTTGGCACGGAAGGAGAGCCGACGGTCAAGGAAGGCGATTCCATTGAGGTTTATTTTCTTGGGGTGCAGCGCAATGAGAAAATTTTCACCACAAAAATAGGCGGTTCCGCGGCCAGTGCCCATCTGGAGGAGGCGTACCGCAGCGGTATCCCGGTTGAGGGAACCGTTCAGAAGGAAATCAAGGGGGGCTTTGAAGTGAAAATCGGGGCCATCCGCGCCTTCTGCCCCTTTTCTCAGATGGGGCTGCATAAAATAACAAATAATGAGGAATACATCGGCCGTCAGTTGCCTTTCCGCATTGTTGAATACAAGGAAAACGGCAGGAATATCATCGTTTCCCACCGTAAAATCATGGAGGAGGAACGTCTCCGGCAGAAAGAAGCCCTGCGGGAAAGTCTTGAAGTCGGCCGGATCGTCGATGGAACCATCACCTCCATCCGTGATTTTGGCGCATTTGTCGATATCGGCGGTATTGAAGGACTTATTCCGGTTTCCGAGATGGCCTACGGCAGGGTTGAGGACGTTCATTCCGTGGTGGAAAAAGGTCAGAAGGTACAGGTTGCCGTCAAGAAACTTGACTGGGAAAACGACCGTTATTCTTTTTCCCTGCGGGAAACCATGCCCGATCCCTGGGAAGCGGCCAATCTTCAGGAAGGCAGCACCATGACAGGCGTTGTCTCGCGTCTGGTGGATTTCGGCGCCTTTGTTACCCTGGCGCCCGGCATTGACGGCCTGGTTCATATTTCCAATCTCGGCGGCGGACGCCGGATTAATCATCCCCGTGAGGTGGTGCAGAAAGGACAAAGCCTGGAAGTGCGCATAGACTCCCTTGACCGGGAGCAGAAACGGGTTTCCCTTTCCCTGCCCCAGTCGCAGGAAGAAGAGCAGAAGGTTGAGGAAAGGAAAAAAGGACGAAAGTCTGAGCGCCGGGATGACATGCGTGATGAATTCCATCGTTTTCAAGAGACATCGAAAGACAAGAAAGGGTCCGCAATGGGGACTTTTGGGGATCTGTTGAAGGGAAAGCTTGATGAATAA
- a CDS encoding response regulator gives MKVKKKILLVDDEELILSSLCMDLEGAGYDVTMAANGEEGIDALRKNYFNLLITDLAMEGIDGLEVLKAAKEIDPEIAVIILTGYGEVSSAIEALRLGASDYLLKPCGSDELQVRIEKCLELQDMARKIKIYEKILPICEDCRKVCNDLTGTGKKTEWIALDQFISKKTGLGISHGYCPECFMEAMKEIELARKKKK, from the coding sequence ATGAAAGTCAAAAAAAAAATCCTCCTCGTTGATGACGAAGAACTTATTTTAAGCAGTCTTTGCATGGACCTTGAAGGCGCTGGGTACGATGTCACCATGGCGGCCAACGGGGAGGAGGGGATAGATGCGCTCAGAAAAAATTACTTCAATCTGCTGATTACCGATCTGGCGATGGAGGGCATTGACGGACTTGAAGTTCTGAAGGCGGCCAAGGAAATTGACCCTGAAATCGCCGTCATCATCCTCACCGGTTACGGCGAGGTGTCATCGGCAATCGAGGCGTTACGGCTCGGAGCCTCTGATTATCTGCTGAAGCCCTGCGGCAGTGATGAACTGCAGGTGCGGATTGAAAAATGTCTTGAACTGCAGGACATGGCCAGGAAAATAAAGATTTATGAAAAAATTCTGCCGATCTGCGAGGATTGCAGGAAAGTCTGTAACGATTTGACGGGAACAGGCAAAAAGACGGAATGGATTGCCCTGGACCAGTTCATAAGCAAAAAAACGGGTCTCGGTATCAGTCACGGATACTG
- a CDS encoding YfcE family phosphodiesterase — protein sequence MRIAIISDTHDQVANLRAAVTYCNAYNVQLLIHCGDLISPFMLDELACFAGAVHLIYGNNVGDQHLISQSCGTRFPSISHHGVLGAVEAGGLKIAFHHYPQVARGLAHQGLFDVVCCGHNHRYGVEEIGTTLLINPGDMLGKENQPCFVIFESSSRTVEKVEVGTKMKFGN from the coding sequence ATGAGAATAGCGATCATTTCGGATACACACGATCAGGTGGCCAACCTGCGGGCAGCGGTCACATATTGCAATGCCTATAATGTCCAATTGCTCATCCACTGCGGGGATCTGATTTCGCCGTTCATGCTTGATGAGCTGGCCTGCTTTGCCGGTGCGGTGCATTTGATTTACGGCAATAATGTCGGCGATCAGCATCTGATCTCCCAGTCCTGCGGCACCAGATTCCCCTCCATCAGTCATCACGGGGTGCTGGGAGCCGTTGAAGCGGGAGGGCTTAAAATCGCCTTCCACCATTATCCCCAGGTTGCCCGCGGCCTTGCCCACCAGGGTCTTTTTGACGTGGTATGCTGCGGCCATAATCATCGTTACGGGGTGGAAGAAATAGGCACGACATTGCTGATAAATCCAGGGGATATGCTCGGCAAGGAAAATCAGCCGTGTTTTGTAATTTTTGAAAGCTCATCCCGCACCGTGGAAAAGGTGGAGGTGGGCACGAAAATGAAGTTCGGAAACTAA
- a CDS encoding IS630 family transposase encodes MAPRYRVTLTKEEREDLEAISTKGKRAARTVLYARALLLLDAGEHGPKWVVTQVAEALGTTTRSLEHLKKRFVEEGLSAALERKERETPPREIQFGGEFEAHLLALACSDAPEGKNRWTVRLLAEKMVELKMVTSVSPMTVCNTLKKMNLSLTKANTGRYRRIKTPVL; translated from the coding sequence ATGGCACCAAGATACAGAGTGACATTAACAAAAGAGGAACGGGAAGATTTGGAGGCTATTTCAACTAAAGGGAAAAGGGCAGCCCGCACCGTACTGTATGCTCGAGCATTACTTCTGCTTGATGCGGGGGAACATGGACCGAAGTGGGTTGTCACTCAGGTCGCAGAAGCTTTAGGGACAACGACGCGGAGTTTAGAACACTTAAAGAAACGATTTGTTGAAGAAGGTCTTTCTGCCGCCCTTGAACGTAAGGAGCGCGAGACCCCTCCGCGAGAAATTCAATTCGGAGGAGAATTTGAAGCACATCTTTTGGCTTTGGCATGTTCGGATGCTCCAGAAGGTAAAAATCGATGGACAGTACGTCTGTTGGCTGAGAAAATGGTCGAGCTGAAGATGGTAACGAGTGTTTCTCCGATGACGGTATGTAACACTTTAAAAAAAATGAACTTAAGCCTCACCAAAGCAAATACTGGAAGATACCGCCGGATCAAAACGCCAGTTTTGTAG